DNA sequence from the Coleofasciculus sp. FACHB-T130 genome:
TTTATTTAACTGAAGCATACTATACCTTTATTCGGTGGGGAGCAACGGCAAAATCTAAAGATTTAGAATCAAGATATTCTGAGTTTTTCTCCCGTCTGTTGGTTAGAGAAACGATTAGCATTGAGAAAACTCTGACGACTACCTCCACAACAGGAACAGGTTCTGCTGCACTAGATTTGGCAGCAATTGTAAAGGCATCGATTGCTATTTCATCAGAAATTGTTCTCGAACAATTGCTAGAGAAGTTGATCCATATTTTGGTTGAGACAGCCGGAGCGAGAAAAGGGATTCTTCTATTAAAAGAAGCCAATCAATGGTTGCTAGTTGCTAAAAAGCTTTTGGGCAAACAAAGTTGTTTAGTTTTGCCTTCAATTTCCCTGGAAACTTGCGATGATCTACCGATTTCGCTGATTCACTACATCGAAAGAACTAAAAAAACGGTGGTTGTAGAGTCCGCAGCTACAGAAGGACTCTTTATCAATGACCCATACATTCTGAAAAACCAACCCAAGTCCATCTTAGGGTTGCCTATCTTTCACAAAAGACAGTTGACGGGAATTTTTTACTTAGAAAATGACTTGGCTCAAGGAGTTTTTACCTCAGAACGCTTAGAAGTTCTAAAAGTATTGACATCCCAAGTCGCCATTTCAATAGAGAATGCCCAACTTTACAAAAACCTGCAAGGTTACTCTCACGAACTGGAAATTAAGAATAGCGCTTTATCACAAAAAACTCAGGAACTAGAACAAGCCCTTCATCAGTTACAACAAACTCAGACTCAATTAGTTCAAACTGAAAAAATATCTAGCCTGGGACAACTGGTGGCGGGGGTAGCCCATGAAGTGAATAATCCGGTTGGGTTTATTGGCGGTAATCTGCATCATGCTTCTGGGTATGTACACGATTTGATTAACTTAGTTAATCTTTATCAGCAACATTTTCCCAATCCACCTGCCGAAATCGAAGAGGAAGCTGAGCTAATTGAACTGGATTACCTGATGGAAGATCTGCCCAAATTGCTCACTTCGATGCAAGTGGGAACTGACCGAATTCGAGAGATCATGCAGTCTTTACGCAACTTCTCGCGGGTTGACGAAGCAATCGGAAAGCCTGCGGACATTCATGCTGGGTTAGAAAGCACGTTGATGATTCTACAGCATCGTCTAAAAGCGAACGCGGAGCGTCCGGCAATTGAGCTGGTGAAAGAGTATGGCGAGTTGCCGTTAGTAGAATGTTACGCCGGACAACTTAACCAGGTGTTTATGAATATTATGGCGAATGCAATTGATGCAATCGATGAGGTCATGAGTAAGAGGAAACGGGGAATCGATAATCGACCCGAAAGTGTGAATTACCCCTTGCCGAAGATTTGGATTCACACGGAAGTCATCAATGGTGAAAAAGTAGCGATTCAGATTGCTGACAATGGACCGGGGATGCCGGAAAAAGTTCGACAACGTCTGTTTGAACCCTTCTTTACAACGAAGCCAGTAGGCAAGGGGACGGGGCTAGGTTTATCCATTAGCTATCAGATTGTCGTAGATAAACATGGTGGGCAATTGAGCTGTGTCTCAGCGCCAGGAGAAGGGACGAAGTTTATGATTGAGATTCCGCTCAGGACAGCCCTTTCAAAAGTGTTATAGGGGCGGGAAACGCCCAAAGCTTAAGTACCTAGAAGCGTTACCCAAGATTCTTGTTTTGTGGCGTAGATGAAAAATGGCGATTGGCGCGATCGCTCACGCGAGGAGTCCATCTTTGGCGGAGCTTTTTGCTATTAAGGACGGTAAACTCCTGAAAGACTATCCAAAAGCTTATGATTTTAAAGGTTTACCCTGGGTTTCTGATTGCTGTGCTTTTAGGACTCATCGGGTTAGGACTGGGACTGCTTCAGGAGCGGGTGGAACTCAATTGGGCAAAGTTAGATGCTTCGTTGCTCTCAAAAACGAATGCTTCGCTGCGGGAAAATCCTCCCGGCGTAGGAAAGTTGCCGAACTCTACACCAGTTGCCTCGCCCACAGACGATCGACAAATCCCGCTCATTACGACTCGTCAGGGACTTTTACGGGTGACGAATCAAACCGAGTATCCGCTGCGGCTGGCGTTGCTGACTTATCAGCCACCCACGACATCTTATGGGGAGCCAGCACACTGGGATTTTGCCCCAGGAGAAGGGGGGAGCCAGGGCGTGACCTTATCGTTGCCTGGAGGGGATTTGCAGCTAAAAAAGGGGGATATTTTGGTGGCATTTGCCCAAGATGGTTCCCGCCGGTATTGGGGACCGTATGTTGTGGGTGAGACGCCTCTACCTGTCTGGAATGCTCAGGTGTCGGAATGGCAACTGGTTTTGCAATCTTAGGTCGTAGATAGTCGGGGGTCATTCGTTTATAGTCAGCGGTTAGGAGTCAGTTGTTTTTTCTCCTCTACGGACGAATTACCCATGACTTCCTATCAAGTACCCATTCACCGCTGACAATTTAGGGAACACATAGGTTTTGCCAGAGTCAGGAAGTGCTGCTGGGTAGGCGGGAGTCATGACATCTTGCAATGGGTGCGCTGGCGTCGCATTTCCAGCTAGATTAAGGTCTGGGAAAATGCCTTTTGAGGTTGCCCATTACTGACGGACGGTTCGGGGGTTCATGAAATTTAGGGTTGAGCGAACGGTTAGAAGTTGGTGGAAATCTTGGGAGAAGCATCCCAGCAGGCTGGCGGGTCTATCGATTCTGTGGGTGCTGGTGGTTTGCTGGCTGGCTTTTGTGTGGAATTTAGGGAATATCGGTCTGGTTGATGAAACTGAGCCGCTGTTTGCTGAAGCTGCCCGCCAGATGACGGTGACGGGAGATTGGATTACACCGTATTTTAACGGGGAGACGCGCTTTGATAAGCCGCCGTTAGTTTACTGGCTGATGGCGATCGCGTATAAACTGATTGGCGTCAATGAATGGGCGGTGCGATTGCCTTCGGCGCTGTCTGCGATCGCTGTGACGGGATTAGGCTTCTATACGTTGCGCTACTATGGGCTTCCTTCTCCGAGTGCGGTGACGGGGCAAGCTAGGGATGGGATGATAACGCAGCGTCAGTTGTGGCTATCGGCTTTGCTGGGTGCAGCGGCGATCGCTCTAAATCCAGAAATGATTGTCTGGGGACGCACAGGCGTCTCTGATATGCTGCTAACCGGCTGCGTGGGTTGTGCGCTACTTTCTTTTTTTCTTGGCTATGTCAACACCCAACCCGCGATCCAAACTCGTTGGTATCTCGCTTTCTACGTGCTAGTTGCCTTGGCAATCTTGACGAAAGGGCCGGTCGGCATTGTCTTACCCGTTCTGATTATTGGGGCTTTTCTACTTTACCTGGGCAAGGCTCAGGAAGTGTTGCGGGAGATGTTTCCGATTCGGGGCTTGGCACTGGTGTTGGTTTTGGCAGTGCCTTGGTATGTTTTGGTGATTTTGCGGAACGGCGAAAACTACGTTAATAAGTTTTTTGGTTATCACAACTTGGAACGCTTCACAGGCGTTGTTAATCACCACTGGGCACCCTGGTATTTTTACTTCCTAGTGGTGCTGCTGGGTTTTGCGCCTTGGTCGATTTATTTGCCGGTAGCGATCGCCCGTCTCCGCTTTTGGCAGCGCAGCAAATGGCGGAACTCCCCCCGTTCCACTCATTTAGGTTTATTTGCTCTATTTTGGTTTGCCGGGATCTTTGGCTTCTTCACCGTTGCGGTGACAAAACTCCCCAGCTATGTGCTGCCTTTAATGCCAGCAGCAGGAATTTTGGTG
Encoded proteins:
- a CDS encoding glycosyltransferase family 39 protein, whose product is MKFRVERTVRSWWKSWEKHPSRLAGLSILWVLVVCWLAFVWNLGNIGLVDETEPLFAEAARQMTVTGDWITPYFNGETRFDKPPLVYWLMAIAYKLIGVNEWAVRLPSALSAIAVTGLGFYTLRYYGLPSPSAVTGQARDGMITQRQLWLSALLGAAAIALNPEMIVWGRTGVSDMLLTGCVGCALLSFFLGYVNTQPAIQTRWYLAFYVLVALAILTKGPVGIVLPVLIIGAFLLYLGKAQEVLREMFPIRGLALVLVLAVPWYVLVILRNGENYVNKFFGYHNLERFTGVVNHHWAPWYFYFLVVLLGFAPWSIYLPVAIARLRFWQRSKWRNSPRSTHLGLFALFWFAGIFGFFTVAVTKLPSYVLPLMPAAGILVALLFSDQLRTGVKGLRTEEEVGSSELAVNQPEGEFPTQSSVLSPQPSFLRPLFWSGVVNVVFLSVLAGALLYSPNFLGYDPAVPDLRQMVQRSGLTVWGGIIWGATAIWTGWLLLKRRRWRWLWTSNLIGFMAFIIFVVTPAYFMMDRARQMPLRELSARIAQVQQPGEAILMIGFKKPSVVFYTQRPVNYFAKVSSAMEYIEAIAATQPKPPSVLILTEPKYLENTKIQPKEYQNLGKAGAYQLIRLSKQIVASVQHRHSS